AAAGAACGTGGTTACGATCATATTATAGCTGGATTCGCCAGGGATAAAGTAGAATATTGCATTTTTGAACCTGCTGAAATTTCAATTCTTCATAAGGATTTTATTTCTCTTTTTCCAAAGAATGCGTACCTTTCCGTATTGCCAGCGAATTCCCGTCAGATTGAAAATATTTTAAAAGCTCTACAATCAAAGAATGATCGGGAATTAAATATCCTGTATAAGCAACTGCTTAAAAATATCAATAGTATTCCCAACAAAATAGACGGTTTTGAAATAGATAATATTAAAAAACTAAAGATACTGGCTGGGAAAGATAATACAGAAGGTTCTCTGTGCTATTCTATAAATAAGGGGAAACTATATCGAGAGTTGCCTGGTACGCTGGACGGAAAATCACCGGTTCTAAAGCTGTCTGCCGATAAAGTCAAAAAGAACGGCTTAGGAATCTCACGATAAACCATTAATTGTACAGCAATTCACATTTTTCTTCTAAAGGAACTTTAAAATTAGATCTTATGCTTATTGACTACTTTAGTATTTTCTATTTTGTTTTGTCCGTC
This genomic interval from Chryseobacterium joostei contains the following:
- a CDS encoding ADP-ribosyltransferase-containing protein, which encodes MDSIKPKQSTTKTLYHGTNSDFNEFSLEYLGQNTDRDNCHRGIHLTEEIGIAQLFGEKVFECQVHLKKCLNLDDVFGCTDQAPDIVNIIFEEDITDPNEALEFIDDNIGLGEYMEFMEAFNSQDNLNMFKERGYDHIIAGFARDKVEYCIFEPAEISILHKDFISLFPKNAYLSVLPANSRQIENILKALQSKNDRELNILYKQLLKNINSIPNKIDGFEIDNIKKLKILAGKDNTEGSLCYSINKGKLYRELPGTLDGKSPVLKLSADKVKKNGLGISR